One Engraulis encrasicolus isolate BLACKSEA-1 chromosome 4, IST_EnEncr_1.0, whole genome shotgun sequence genomic window, ACGTCGATGATGGGCTGATTAGTGTTCCAACAGAGGAGGAGGCCACAGAGCTCATTGTGCAGGCACAACAACTTTGCAAGAGTATAGGTCTGCGCCTGCATAAGTTCAATTCCAATCGAAGAAATGTACTTACCTGTGTAGCGCCATCAGAAAGGGCAGAAACTACTGACACTTTAACACTCAATCCAAGTGCTTTACCAGAAGGACACATTCTAGGGATCCAGTGGTCTATGGAAACGGACACCTTCACCTTTAACAACGACACCAAAGACTACCCTTCAACTCGCCGTGGTATCCTGTCAGCTGTTGCCTCTCTCTACGACCCACTTGGGTTTGTGGCTCCATTCAGTTTGAAGGGAAAATGTATCCTGCAGGAGCTGTGCAACACAGGCGCTGGTTGGGATGATCCCATTCCTGCAAGTTTGCAGCCACGGTGGGAGGAGTGGAAGAATGAACGCAGAACATTAAGGCAAATTGTCATACCCCGATGTAATGCTTCAAGCAACCTCAGTAagattgtcaaaattgagttacaCCACTTTGCGGATGCCAGCAGTGCTGGATATGGTGCGTGCTCCTACTTAAGATACAGAGACGAGAAGGGAAAGATCCATTGCAGCCTTGTAATGGCAAAGGCAAGAGTTGCCCCACTGAAAGTCTTGAGCATTCCGAGGTTGGAACTGTCGGCCGCCGTCACAGCTGCCAGAATGAGTGTCATGTTAAAGTCTGAATTGCAAATGAAAATCGATGAAGAATTCTTTTGGACTGACTCTCAGGTGGTGTTGGCATACATCTCAAATGAAGCACGTCGGTTTCATGTGTTCGTGGCCAACCGTGTGCAACTGATAAGAAGTAGTACAGACGCCAAACAATGGCACTACATTGACACGGCACAAAATCCAGCCGACCTTGCCTCAAGAGGCGCTCACATTGAAGAAATCACAGCATCTAACTGGCTATGTGGACCCAAATGTCTGTGGGAAAAGGACGTGCTCGTACCCCCTAAACTCTCAACAGACTTGCTTGTTGGAGACCCAGAAGTCAAAGCAATCCAAGTGTTTGCTACGGAAGTCAGTAAAACGAGTGATATTCTGAGTCGTTTGGAACGATTCTCTTCCTGGACAAAGCTCATCAAGGTGATTGCAAGAATCAAGAGACTGGGATCCAAGGAGACTTCGCCTCATGGCAACTGTGTGTCTGTTGAAGAACGCAAGAGAGCTGCAGAGATCGTGATTGAAATGACTCAACAACAAGCTTTCGCTCAGGAGATAAAGACCCTCCAAGAAAGTTGCAATGCATGTGTCCCAAGCTCAAGTCCTCTGTTTTGCCTGGACCCCCTTTTAGATGCAGGACTACTTCGTGTTGGTGGGAGGTTGAAAGAGTCAGACCTGAGCCTAGAGTTAAAGCATCCCATTATCCTCCCAAAGGATAGCCACATCACTGAGTTGATAATAGCTCATCATCACGCCCAGATTCACCATCAGGGGCGTAATCAGACATTACTGGAGCTAAGAAGCAATGGCTTTTGGATCCAAGGTGGGAGTAAGACTGTATCCAACTTCATTCACAGATGTGTAAAATGCAGAAGGCTTAGGCGTCCTGTAGAGGAACAAAGGATGGCTGACCTCCCCAAAGAGCGCTGCCAAGCCTCCGCCCCTTTCACCTTCTGTGGAATGGACTGTTTCGGCCCGTTTGTTGTTAAAAAGGGTCGGAA contains:
- the LOC134447525 gene encoding uncharacterized protein LOC134447525 — its product is MAKARVAPLKVLSIPRLELSAAVTAARMSVMLKSELQMKIDEEFFWTDSQVVLAYISNEARRFHVFVANRVQLIRSSTDAKQWHYIDTAQNPADLASRGAHIEEITASNWLCGPKCLWEKDVLVPPKLSTDLLVGDPEVKAIQVFATEVSKTSDILSRLERFSSWTKLIKVIARIKRLGSKETSPHGNCVSVEERKRAAEIVIEMTQQQAFAQEIKTLQESCNACVPSSSPLFCLDPLLDAGLLRVGGRLKESDLSLELKHPIILPKDSHITELIIAHHHAQIHHQGRNQTLLELRSNGFWIQGGSKTVSNFIHRCVKCRRLRRPVEEQRMADLPKERCQASAPFTFCGMDCFGPFVVKKGRKEHKRYGLILTCLYSRAVHLEMLEDLSTDCLINALRCFISLRGAVSQLYCDQGTNFVGAKNELKEALKQCDPKTLEAFLADKQCNFVFNAPSASHAGGVWERQIRTVRNVLHATVDQCSGRLDDSSLRTLFYEAMAIVNSRPLSIDGINDPHSLEPLTPNHLVLMKSKVALPPPGKFVREDLYAAKRWRRVQYLVEQFWSRWRREYLQNIYLRQKWHVPRRNLQINDVVIIKEDLLPRNEWRLGRVIDVTEGADGLVRRVKVRVGDHNLQERKGNYTFKTSVVERPIQKLVLLLEAQ